From the genome of Verrucomicrobiia bacterium, one region includes:
- a CDS encoding DUF4160 domain-containing protein, with protein MPKLYEYLGILIYFYSNEHEPIHVHGKHGKQESRAEIILENGRVIRVVVGHIPGKRPLDGSRLRDFETFVNARAEEIVEHWINFFVNNIRSKPEIITRRIK; from the coding sequence ATGCCGAAGCTCTACGAATATCTTGGCATCTTGATTTATTTTTACTCGAATGAGCACGAACCGATTCATGTTCATGGCAAACACGGCAAGCAGGAGAGCCGCGCGGAAATCATTTTGGAGAATGGCCGGGTCATCCGCGTGGTGGTTGGCCACATCCCCGGCAAACGCCCGCTGGATGGATCAAGGTTGAGGGATTTTGAAACATTCGTGAATGCCAGGGCGGAAGAAATTGTGGAACACTGGATCAACTTTTTCGTGAACAACATTCGGAGCAAACCGGAAATCATCACCCGGAGGATCAAATGA
- a CDS encoding DUF2442 domain-containing protein, with amino-acid sequence MKTSATQYLEVTEAKYVSGYKLRLTFNDGAVRVVDFGPFLAKARNPDTTDYRDLKKFKRFHIQDGDLIWGDYQMIFPIMDLYHGTILKGEAPTPAHLVLSETIFPAASVSQRKTKPVSYKKSKHESRVRTPED; translated from the coding sequence ATGAAAACGAGCGCGACGCAGTATCTTGAAGTGACCGAGGCGAAATACGTTTCGGGCTACAAGCTGCGGCTCACGTTCAATGACGGCGCGGTGCGCGTGGTTGACTTCGGACCGTTTCTCGCCAAGGCGCGCAATCCCGACACGACCGATTATCGCGATCTGAAAAAGTTCAAGCGCTTCCACATCCAGGACGGGGATTTGATATGGGGCGACTACCAGATGATTTTTCCCATCATGGATTTGTATCACGGGACAATTCTTAAAGGGGAAGCGCCGACTCCAGCGCATTTGGTTTTGAGTGAAACCATTTTTCCGGCGGCGTCCGTCTCGCAGCGAAAAACCAAGCCGGTTTCTTACAAAAAATCGAAACACGAATCGCGTGTGCGGACGCCGGAGGATTGA
- a CDS encoding type II toxin-antitoxin system HigB family toxin, with protein MHIITRKRLNEFAKLHPAVASGLIHWYQALKKNNPANFAELRRVFPHADQVGGLTVFNIGGNKARLVAALHYNRRKVYIRAVLTHADYDSGKWKES; from the coding sequence ATGCATATCATTACGCGCAAACGGTTGAACGAATTTGCAAAGCTGCATCCGGCCGTGGCGAGCGGCTTGATTCATTGGTATCAAGCGTTAAAGAAGAACAATCCGGCCAACTTCGCCGAGCTGCGGCGTGTGTTTCCACACGCGGATCAAGTAGGCGGGCTGACCGTGTTCAACATTGGCGGCAACAAGGCTCGTTTGGTGGCGGCGCTTCATTACAATCGCCGCAAGGTGTATATTCGGGCCGTGCTCACACATGCCGATTACGACAGCGGTAAATGGAAAGAGAGCTAA